A genomic region of Salvelinus alpinus chromosome 12, SLU_Salpinus.1, whole genome shotgun sequence contains the following coding sequences:
- the LOC139535380 gene encoding uncharacterized protein encodes MCLSIPVLSSLHRPYKRFTPRGRCYSNLVVPARTTHVEFQVSGSLWNCRSAANKAEFISAYASLQSLDFLALTETWITTDNTATPTALSSSAHVFSHTPRASGQRGGGTGILISPKWTFSLSPLTHLSIASFEFHAVTVTSPFKLNILIIYRPPGSLGEFINELDALISSFPEDGSPLTVLGDFNLPTSTFDSFLSAFFFPLLSSFDLTLSPSPPTHKAGNTLDLIFTRCCSSTNLIATPLQVSDHYLVSFSLSLSSNTSHTAPTRMVSRRPNLRSLSPATLSSSILSSLPSAQTFSNLSPDSASSTLLSSLSASFDSLCPLSSRPARSSPPAPWLDDSLRAHRTGLRAAERK; translated from the coding sequence atgtgtctgtctatccctgttctctcctctctgcacagaccatacaaacgcttcacaccgcgtggccgctgctactctaacctggtggtcccagcgcgcacgacccacgtggagttccaggtctcaggcagcctctggaactgccgatctgcggccaacaaggcagagttcatctcagcctatgcttccctccagtccctcgacttcttggcactgacggaaacatggattaccactgataacactgctactcctactgctctctcctcgtctgcccacgtgttctcgcacaccccgagagcttctggtcagcggggtggtggcactgggatcctcatctctcccaagtggacattctctctttctcccctgacccatctgtctatcgcctcctttgaattccatgctgtcacagttaccagccctttcaagcttaacatccttatcatttatcgccctccaggttcccttggagagttcatcaatgagcttgacgccctgataagttcctttcctgaggatggctcacctctcacagttctgggtgactttaacctccccacgtctacctttgactcattcctctctgccttcttctttccactcctctcctcttttgacctcaccctctcaccttccccccctactcacaaggcaggcaatacgcttgacctcatctttactagatgctgttcttccactaatctcattgcaactcccctccaagtctccgaccactaccttgtatccttttccctctcgctctcatccaacacttcccacactgcccctactcggatggtatcccgccgtcccaaccttcgctctctctcccccgctactctctcctcttccatcctatcatctcttccctctgctcaaaccttctccaacctatctcctgattctgcctcctcaaccctcctctcctccctttctgcatcctttgactctctatgtcccctatcctccaggccggctcggtcctcccctcctgctccgtggctcgacgactcattgcgagctcacagaacagggctccgggcagccgagcggaaatga